One window of the Archangium primigenium genome contains the following:
- a CDS encoding flavin monoamine oxidase family protein, whose product MPIPMRFDHPEIMETRVAVVGGGVSGIYSAWRLKLDGKGGDFNDVKVFEFGNRVGGRLETLHLDNISERRAEVGGMRFIPDWQLHISSLIQRLRSPRHPLDVIDFPMGDDRNLYYLRARRFEKKDFNVVATRYDMKASEIGVSPDDYFVSILNTLLADCGKQIKKETKDGQVTYIGLTRQEWDEVKQDPRFQFGHKPVVEQGFWNILAELLSPEAYQLVTDAGGYHTLTANWNAAEAASFIGLDFIGAQYKTLQQGYDAHVAAMAQEFTDQGGEIWGHSELIRFERVQQGQAETDRYAGKLKLTFQDRGRSEGTRTFIVYADKLILAMPRHGLERLELFGTDFDFEHPKNRRQRMLLNSVMTMPAFKLFMGFERAWWEKLDLSSGRSISDLPLRQTYYFGSDPSDGHALLMTSYNDAGTVSFWKGLKDPTQSARYISHNTVAEKNETPDTHEATPAMLAHAKAQLAAVHDLAPHEVPEPIASAYKDWSDEPFGAGWYLWKPGVRTWEVMKEIRNPWPDVHVCGDCYSSLQGWVEGALNTAERMLEEHFGMERPKWLDPRAYLGF is encoded by the coding sequence ATGCCCATCCCGATGCGGTTCGATCACCCCGAGATCATGGAAACCCGAGTGGCCGTCGTTGGCGGAGGCGTCAGCGGTATCTACTCCGCGTGGCGGCTCAAGCTGGATGGCAAGGGGGGCGACTTCAACGATGTGAAGGTGTTCGAGTTCGGCAACCGCGTGGGCGGACGACTCGAGACCCTCCACCTCGACAACATCTCCGAGCGCCGCGCGGAGGTGGGTGGGATGCGCTTCATCCCGGACTGGCAGCTCCACATCTCGAGCCTCATCCAGCGCCTGCGGTCGCCGCGACACCCCTTGGATGTCATTGACTTCCCCATGGGAGACGACCGCAACCTGTACTACCTGCGGGCCCGGCGGTTCGAGAAGAAGGACTTCAACGTGGTGGCCACCCGCTACGACATGAAGGCTTCCGAGATCGGCGTTTCGCCTGACGACTACTTCGTCTCCATCCTCAACACGCTCCTCGCGGACTGCGGCAAGCAGATCAAGAAGGAGACGAAGGATGGCCAGGTGACCTACATCGGCCTGACGCGTCAGGAATGGGACGAGGTCAAGCAGGACCCGCGATTCCAGTTCGGACACAAGCCGGTGGTCGAGCAAGGCTTCTGGAACATCCTGGCCGAGTTGCTCTCGCCGGAGGCCTATCAGCTCGTGACGGACGCGGGCGGCTATCACACGCTCACGGCCAACTGGAACGCCGCCGAGGCCGCCAGCTTCATCGGTCTGGACTTCATCGGCGCCCAATACAAGACGCTCCAGCAAGGCTACGATGCCCACGTCGCGGCGATGGCCCAGGAGTTCACCGACCAGGGCGGCGAGATCTGGGGCCACAGCGAACTCATCCGCTTCGAGCGGGTCCAGCAGGGGCAGGCGGAGACCGACCGCTACGCGGGAAAGCTCAAGCTGACGTTCCAGGACCGGGGGCGGAGTGAAGGCACGCGGACCTTCATCGTCTATGCCGACAAGCTCATCCTGGCGATGCCGCGCCATGGACTGGAGCGACTGGAACTCTTCGGAACCGACTTCGACTTCGAGCATCCCAAGAACCGGCGGCAGCGGATGCTCCTGAACTCGGTGATGACGATGCCCGCCTTCAAGCTCTTCATGGGCTTCGAGCGCGCGTGGTGGGAAAAGCTGGACCTGAGCAGTGGCCGCTCCATCAGCGACCTGCCCCTGCGGCAGACGTATTACTTCGGCTCCGATCCGAGCGACGGACACGCGCTGCTGATGACCTCCTACAACGATGCCGGAACCGTGAGCTTCTGGAAGGGCCTCAAGGATCCCACGCAGTCGGCGCGCTACATCTCGCACAACACGGTCGCCGAGAAGAACGAGACCCCGGATACCCACGAGGCGACGCCGGCGATGCTCGCGCACGCCAAGGCCCAGCTCGCGGCCGTGCATGACCTCGCGCCGCACGAGGTGCCCGAGCCGATCGCGAGCGCCTACAAGGACTGGAGCGACGAGCCCTTTGGCGCCGGCTGGTATCTCTGGAAGCCCGGCGTGCGCACCTGGGAGGTGATGAAGGAAATCCGCAATCCCTGGCCGGATGTCCATGTCTGCGGCGATTGCTATTCGAGTCTCCAGGGGTGGGTAGAGGGAGCCCTCAACACCGCCGAGCGGATGCTGGAGGAGCACTTCGGCATGGAGCGGCCGAAGTGGCTCGATCCCCGGGCCTACCTGGGATTCTAA